One genomic window of Megachile rotundata isolate GNS110a chromosome 12, iyMegRotu1, whole genome shotgun sequence includes the following:
- the alphaCOP gene encoding coatomer subunit alpha: MLTKFETKSARVKGISFHPKRPWILVSLHNGVIQLWDYRMCTLLDKFDEHDGPVRGICFHSQQPLFASGGDDYKIKVWNYKQRRCIFTLLGHLDYIRTIVFHQEYPWILSASDDQTIRIWNWQSRTCICVLTGHNHYVMCAQFHPTEDIIVSASLDQTVRVWDISGLRKKNVAPGPGGLEDHLKNPGATDLFGQADAVVKHVLEGHDRGVNWASFHPTLPLIASGADDRQVKMWRMNDAKAWEVDTCRGHYNNVSCVLFHPRQDLILSNSEDKSIRVWDMSKRTCLHTFRREHDRFWILAAHPTLNLFAAGHDSGMIIFKLERERPAYAVYGNVLYYVKERFLRKLDFTTSKDTSVMQIRGGGKTPPYSMSYNQPENAVLICTRAPNNIENSTYDLYMIPREGSSSTDADTKRASGVTAIWVARNRFAVLDRAYSLVIKNLKNEVTKKVQIPNCDEIFYAGTGMLLLRDADQVILFDVQQKRTLAEVKISKCRYVVWSNDMSHVALLAKHTVNICNRRLESLCSVHENTRVKSGAWDDSGVFIYTTSNHIKYAINNGDHGIIRTLDLPIYVTRVKGNQVYCLDRECRPRILRIDPTEYKFKLALINRKYEEVLHMVRNANLVGQSIIAYLQQKGYPEVALHFVKDEKTRFGLALECGNIEVALEAARTLNQKTCWESLAQAALLQGNHQVVEMCYQRTKNFEKLSFLYLITGNLEKLRKMIKIAEIRKDVSGQYQGSLLLGDIHERAKILRSSGQASLAYVTEKIHGISSPEDDVLYSSMSEELSALEKGAEYLRPPVPIQQAENNWPLLTVSKGFFEGAMMSRGKSQVAAALAPEDDSAVPADGWGNDEELGIDDEEGVENEQAPEGEESAGWDVEDVDLPPELETTTNAVEDGYYSPPTKGVSPIQHWVNNSQLAVDHILAGSFESAFRLLNDQVGVVEFEAYQNLFMNTFARSRTSFASLPNIPSLYGYPQRNWKDATPKSGLPAVGLHLTDLVQRLQVCYNLTTGGKFPEAIEKLQAILLSVPLLVVDTRQDIAEAQQLIQICREYILGLKMETERKNLPKATLAEQKRICEMAAYFTHCNLQPIHQILTLRIAVNMFFKLKNYKTAASFARRLLELGPKPELAQQIRKILQACDKNPVDEHQLAYDEHNPFSLCASTFVPIYRGKPEVKCPLCGASYLPQFKDSVCKICEVALVGKECIGLRISPVQFR; this comes from the exons ATGTtgacaaaatttgaaacaaaatcCGCCCGAGTAAAGGGGATATCGTTTCATCCAAAACGTCCTTGGATTCTTGTAAG TTTACACAATGGAGTTATACAATTATGGGACTATCGTATGTGTACTTTGTTAGATAAATTTGATGAACATGATGGTCCTGTTAGAGGAATTTGTTTCCATAGTCAGCAACCACTATTTGCATCTGGTGGTGATGATTATAAAATCAAAGTATGGAATTACAAACAACGTAGATGCATTTTTACACTATTAGGTCACTTGGATTACATTAGAACAATTGTATTCCATCAAGAATACCCATGGATTTTAAGCGCATCAGATGATCAAACAATTCGTATTTGGAACTGGCAAAGTCGTACCTGTATCTGTGTCTTAACTGGACACAATCACTATGTAATGTGTGCACAGTTTCATCCTACAGAAGATATTATTGTATCAGCCTCTTTGGATCAAACAGTCAGAGTATGGGATATTTCTGGTTTACGAAAGAAAAATGTAGCTCCTGGACCAGGAGGTTTGGAAGATCACTTAAAAAATCCTGGAGCAACAGATTTATTTGGCCAGGCTGATGCTGTTGTTAAGCATGTTCTCGAGGGACATGATAGAGGTGTTAATTGGGCAAGTTTCCATCCCACATTACCTTTAATTGCTTCTGGAGCTGATGACCGTCAAGTTAAAATGTGGAGAATGAATGATGCTAAAGCATGGGAAGTTGATACTTGCCGTGGACATTACAACAATGTTTCCTGTGTATTGTTCCATCCTAGACAAGATTTAATTCTTTCCAATTCAGAGGACAAGAGTATTCGTGTATGGGACATGTCCAAACGTACTTGCTTACACACATTTAGAAGAGAACATGATAGATTCTGGATCCTTGCAGCACATCCTACCTTAAATCTCTTTGCTGCTGGACATGATTCTggaatgattatttttaaactcgAAAGAGAACGTCCAGCATATGCCGTTTACGGAAATGTTCTTTATTACGTGAAAGAACGTTTCCTTAGGAAATTAGATTTCACTACTTCAAAAGACACATCTGTTATGCAAATACGTGGAGGTGGAAAGACACCTCCTTACAGTATGTCATATAATCAACCTGAGAATGCTGTTTTAATCTGTACTAGAGCACCCAATAATATTGAAAACAGCACTTATGATTTGTACATGATACCACGTGAAGGTAGTTCAAGCACCGATGCCGATACAAAACGGGCTTCTGGAGTCACCGCTATTTGGGTTGCTAGAAATCGTTTCGCCGTCTTAGATAGAGCATATTCg TTGGTGATCAAGAACTTGAAAAACGAAGTTACAAAGAAAGTGCAGATTCCAAACTGCGATGAGATATTTTATGCCGGTACTGGAATGCTTCTGTTACGCGATGCTGATCAAGTAATTCTCTTCGACGTTCAACAGAAAAGAACATTGGCAGAAGTAAAGATCTCTAAATGTAGATATGTTGTTTGGTCCAACGACATGTCTCACGTTGCTTTGCTTGCCAAACACACGGTTAACATTTGCAATCGGCGATTAGAATCTCTGTGCTCCGTACACGAAAATACTAGAGTAAAATCGGGAGCTTGGGACGATTCAGGAGTTTTCATTTATACTACTAGCAATCACATCAAATATGCAATTAACAACGGTGATCACGGTATCATTCGTACATTAGACCTCCCCATATATGTAACCAGAGTCAAAGGCAACCAAGTTTATTGCTTAGACAGAGAATGTAGACCAAGGATTCTTAGAATAGATCCAACcgaatataaattcaaattagCTCTGATTAACAGAAAATACGAGGAGGTTTTGCACATGGTTCGCAATGCAAATCTTGTTGGTCAATCTATAATTGCATATCTGCAACAGAAAGGATATCCCGAAGTTGCTTTGCATTTCGTCAAGGATGAAAAGACGAGATTCGGTCTTGCACTCGAATGTGGAAACATTGAAGTTGCCTTAGAAGCGGCAAGAACTCTTAATCAGAAGACCTGTTGGGAGAGTTTGGCTCAAGCAGCCTTATTACAAGGAAATCATCAAGTTGTCGAGATGTGTTATCAGAGAACtaagaatttcgaaaaattatcaTTCCTTTATCTTATAACTGGTAACTTAGAAAAATTAcgcaaaatgataaaaattgcagaaattagGAAAGATGTGTCTGGACAGTATCAAGGTAGTTTGTTACTTGGAGATATTCATGAACGTGCAAAAATATTACgg AGCTCTGGCCAAGCTTCTTTAGCTTACGTAACAGAAAAAATTCACGGTATTTCATCTCCGGAAGATGATGTCCTCTACAGTTCCATGAGCGAAGAACTTTCCGCTCTTGAAAAGGGAGCAGAATATCTTCGCCCTCCAGTACCTATTCAACAAGCAGAGAACAACTGGCCATTATTAACAGTCTCGAAAGGTTTCTTCGAGGGTGCAATGATGTCACGCGGTAAGAGCCAAGTGGCTGCCGCATTAGCACCCGAGGATGACAGCGCTGTACCCGCTGATGGATGGGGTAATGATGAAGAGTTAGGAATAGATGACGAAGAAGGTGTGGAGAACGAACAGGCTCCTGAAGGCGAGGAAAGCGCCGGGTGGGACGTTGAAGATGTGGATCTACCACCTGAACTTGAAACTACGACAAATGCAGTAGAAGATGGTTATTATTCACCTCCGACTAAAGGAGTATCTCCGATTCAACATTGGGTGAATAATTCCCAGTTAGCCGTAGACCACATATTAGCAGGGTCGTTTGAAAGTGCATTTAGATTACTGAACGACCAAGTCGGTGTCGTTGAATTTGAAGCTTATCAGAATCTTTTCATGAATACATTCGCTCGTTCCAGAACATCATTTGCTTCATTGCCAAATATTCCTTCGTTGTATGGTTACCCTCAGAGAAACTGGAAAGATGCGACCCCAAAAAGTGGTCTCCCTGCAGTTGGATTACATCTTACTGATTTAGTTCAGCGACTTCAAGTATGCTATAATTTGACAACTGGTGGAAAATTCCCAGAAGCAATAGAGAAACTTCAAGCAATTTTACTCAGTGTGCCGTTATTAGTTGTTGATACAAGACAGGATATTGCAGAGGCTCAGCAATTGATCCAAATTTGCAGAGAGTATATTCTAGGTTTGAAGATGGAAACTGAAAGGAAGAATCTGCCTAAAGCTACTTTGGCTGAGCAGAAACGAATCTGCGAAATGGCAGCGTACTTTACACATTGCAACTTGCAACCTATTCATCAAATCCTTACTTTAAGGATAGCTGTAAATATGTTCTTCAAGTTAAAGAATTATAAAACCGCTGCTTCTTTTGCAAGAAGGCTACTTGAGCTAGGACCTAAACCTGAATTAGCGCaacaaattagaaaaattctaCAG GCATGTGATAAAAATCCTGTTGATGAGCATCAGTTAGCATATGACGAACATAATCCATTCTCTTTATGTGCAAGCACATTTGTTCCAATTTATAGAGGAAAGCCGGAAGTTAAATGCCCATTGTGCGGTGCAAGTTATTTGCCACAATTCAAAGATTCAGTGTGTAAGATTTGTGAAGTTGCATTAGTTGGAAAAGAATGTATTGGTTTGAGAATAAGTCCTGTACAATtcagataa
- the Creld gene encoding cysteine rich with EGF like domains has translation MFNLFKHAQSYLQNTCLAYGVLLSMSRTDVIFPLILDLHSFFILLNILVYVECNKAPSSEELKAYKFPPCAACKQLINSFKKGIERTSREKFDGGDSAWEEDNLGSYSKSETRLIEIQEHLCKEVERGETQCHALAEELESNIEEWWFNHQQTHPDLYDYICIQQTERCCPKDHFGPECVPCPGYPDKVCSNNGKCKGAGTRKGNGGCVCDKGYDGENCSECSTGFYESYRDENKLLCSQCHAACDGPCDGPGPKNCKKCMRGWYMVKEQGCFDIDECIKSDEYCPGNQFCINKDGSYACLSCDKACNGCTGDGPDMCLKCAEGYYRKENLCINSDIVGRKQKENVARYTTYFGLCVATCIIFQRNIYIASVIGLLVGIYISVSEYMIAHSNVQDTTANVDILGPA, from the exons ATGTTTAATCTATTCAAACATGCGCAAagttatttacaaaatacttGTTTGGCCTATGGTGTTCTGCTATCAATGTCGAGGACTGATGTTATCTTTCCGCTTATTTTAGATTTACATA gtttttttattttacttaacaTATTAGTATACGTGGAATGTAACAAGGCACCTTCAAGTGAAGAACTTAAAGCTTATAAATTTCCTCCATGTGCAGCTtgtaaacaattaataaatagttttaaaaag GGAATAGAAAGGACTAGTCGTGAGAAATTTGATGGTGGTGACAGTGCATGGGAGGAAGATAATTTAGGTTCATATTCAAAAAGTGAGACTAGATTAATAGAAATACAAGAACATTTATGTAAGGAAGTAGAGCGTGGTGAAACTCAATGTCACGCTTTAGCCGAAGAATTAGAGAGCAACATAGAAGAATGGTGGTTTAATCACCAACAAACACATCCAGATCTTTATGATTATATATGTATTCAACAGACAGAGCGTTGCTGTCCAAAAGATCACTTTGGTCCAGAATGTGTACCATGTCCTGGTTATCCAGATAAGGTTTGCAGTAACAATGGTAAATGTAAAGGAGCAGGAACTAGGAAAGGAAATGGTGGATGCGTCTGTGACAAAGGATATGATGGAGAAAACTGTTCAGAATGTTCAACTGGATTTTATGAATCATACAGAGATGAAAATAAGTTACTGTGTTCTCAATGTCATGCTGCCTGTGATGGTCCTTGCGATGGACCTGGACCAAAGAattgtaaaaaatgtatgaGAGGATGGTATATGGTTAAAGAACAAGGATGTTTTGATATTGATGAATGTATAAAAAGCGATGAATATTGTCCTGGAAATCAGTTTTGTATCAATAAGGATGGAAGCTATGCTTGTTTAA GTTGTGACAAAGCTTGCAATGGTTGCACGGGTGATGGTCCAGACATGTGTTTGAAATGTGCTGAAGGATAttatagaaaagaaaatttgtgtATAA ATTCTGATATTGTTGGTCGCAAACAGAAGGAAAATGTTGCTAGATATACTACATATTTTGGACTTTGTGTTGCAACATGTATTATATTTCAACGTAACATTTATATAGCTAGTGTAATTGGATTATTAGTTGGTATATACATATCAGTGTCAGAGTATATGATAGCTCATAGCAATGTTCAAGACACAACAGCAAATGTAGATATTTTAGGACCAGCATAG